Proteins encoded in a region of the Amia ocellicauda isolate fAmiCal2 chromosome 19, fAmiCal2.hap1, whole genome shotgun sequence genome:
- the lrrc42 gene encoding leucine-rich repeat-containing protein 42, translated as MCSYRRSYEECGPVYVREKGELRRVSEALNTEDGPLPSRVKPLRLFQKGFSVQLCVSDRAQTTSPRKDHFIFTYTKEGSLRYSPKSLLNIALKFIAENVQHIDSLIGFPEQMAERLFTAAEEKHTFSDPKTGVKALQTFSEAYGNLVLNSLCLRSRFLLVSEKLEEIKAFSGLRSLDLSCCKLGDDHELLEHLTSEALSSLVHLSLGDNCLSDSGLRKLTAPVRVMKRGLGNLQRLDLSCNPMICAHGIGYLSCFSKLQSLDLSATGVKLNDSLIRMLKDKVGLIRADHPLEDFSHLNCKTEGWAEQVIHQWDSLTSETTKPKTNLQPRTNALRFYGKERCLREVYKTPSLQLSKEESKSREKLQFHKPHQTLTAGNTDSVSHIHKKRVLVSPQEGSSEPMPAPKRQCAAQLSPEDWDILNSY; from the exons ATGTGTTCTTACCGGAGGAGCTATGAGGAGTGTGGGCCTGTGTATGTACGAGAGAAAGGAGAGCTCCGCCGTGTCAGTGAAGCTTTAAATACAGAGGACGGACCCCTACCCAGCAGAGTGAAGCCCCTCAGACTGTTTCAGAAAGGCTTCTCTGTGCAGCTCTGTGTTTCAGACAGAGCCCAGACCACCAGCCCGAGAAAGGATCACTTCATCTTTACATACACCAAAGAAGGCAGCCTGCGCTACTCTCCAAAGTCCTTGTTGAATATCGCGTTGAAATTCATCGCCGAGAATGTCCAGCACATTGATTCCCTTATTGGTTTTCCAGAACAAATGGCTGAGAGACTCTTCACAGCAGCAGAGgagaaacatacattttcagacCCCAAAACAGGAGTGAAAGCTTTGCAGACCTTCAGTGAGGCCTATGGAAACCTCGTTCTTAATTCTCTCTGTTTAAGGAGCAG GTTTCTCCTTGTGTCTGAGAAGCTAGAAGAGATTAAAGCGTTCAGCGGTCTGCGGAGTCTGGACCTGTCCTGCTGTAAACTTGGAGATGACCATGAGCTACTTGAACACCTGACATCCGAGGCCCTATCCAG TCTTGTCCACCTGTCACTTGGTGATAACTGCCTCTCAGACAGTGGCCTAAGGAAGCTGACGGCACCAGTTCGAGTGATGAAGAGGGGCCTTGGAAACCTGCAGCGGTTAGATTTGTCCT GTAACCCTATGATCTGTGCACACGGTATTGGTTATCTCTCATGCTTCTCAAAGCTGCAAAGCCTAGATCTCTCAGCAACAGGAGTAAAG CTCAACGACTCTCTAATCAGAATGCTCAAGGATAAGGTGGGGTTAATTCGTGCTGACCACCCGTTGGAAGATTTCTctcatttaaattgtaaaacaGAAGGCTGGGCAGAACAG GTTATTCATCAGTGGGACAGTTTAACGTCTGAAACTACAAAGCCAAAGACAAATCTCCAGCCCAGAACAAATGCACTGCGCTTCT ATGGCAAAGAAAGGTGCCTGAGGGAGGTGTATAAAACCCCTTCTCTGCAACTTAGCAAAGAAGAAAGCAAGAGTCGGGAAAAACTGCAGTTCCATAAACCTCATCAAACACTGACCGCAGGGAATACAGACTCAGTCTCGCATATCCACAAGAAAAGGGTGCTGGTCTCTCCACAGGAAGGAAGCAGCGAGCCGATGCCAGCTCCAAAGCGCCAGTGTGCTGCTCAGCTTTCCCCAGAGGACTGGGACATTCTGAACAGCTATTAA
- the hspb11 gene encoding intraflagellar transport protein 25 homolog isoform X2: MIDAALNSSGAQVILATSNDENYPPENIIDGSSETFWVSTGMFPQEFIIRFSNPVKVSLVTLQCYNVKHLKIEKSASNEAADFEAVIEKGQFHGNLNTQKASFSQTTLLSVAQEQPT; encoded by the exons ATGATAGATGCCGCTTTGAACTCTTCTGGAGCTCAGGTTATTTTAGCTACCTCCAACGACGAAAACTACCCACCAGAAAATATTATAGATGG GAGCAGCGAGACGTTTTGGGTTTCCACAGGGATGTTTCCACAGGAGTTCATCATCCGCTTCTCCAACCCTGTCAAAGTGAGCTTGGTCACACTTCAGTGTTACAATG tgAAACACCTTAAAATTGAGAAAAGTGCTTCCAACGAGGCAGCAGACTTCGAAGCAGTCATCGAGAAAGGTCAGTTCCATGGA AATTTGAACACACAGAAGGCCAGCTTCAGTCAAACGACATTGCT TTCAGTGGCACAAGAGCAACCCACCTGA
- the hspb11 gene encoding intraflagellar transport protein 25 homolog isoform X1, which produces MIDAALNSSGAQVILATSNDENYPPENIIDGSSETFWVSTGMFPQEFIIRFSNPVKVSLVTLQCYNVKHLKIEKSASNEAADFEAVIEKEFEHTEGQLQSNDIAFSGTRATHLKFIIQSGYDHFVSVHRVMVEGTSESHM; this is translated from the exons ATGATAGATGCCGCTTTGAACTCTTCTGGAGCTCAGGTTATTTTAGCTACCTCCAACGACGAAAACTACCCACCAGAAAATATTATAGATGG GAGCAGCGAGACGTTTTGGGTTTCCACAGGGATGTTTCCACAGGAGTTCATCATCCGCTTCTCCAACCCTGTCAAAGTGAGCTTGGTCACACTTCAGTGTTACAATG tgAAACACCTTAAAATTGAGAAAAGTGCTTCCAACGAGGCAGCAGACTTCGAAGCAGTCATCGAGAAAG AATTTGAACACACAGAAGGCCAGCTTCAGTCAAACGACATTGCT TTCAGTGGCACAAGAGCAACCCACCTGAAATTCATCATCCAGTCTGGATACGACCACTTTGTTTCCGTGCACAGGGTAATGGTAGAAGGAACAAGCGAGAGCCACATGTGA
- the dio1 gene encoding type I iodothyronine deiodinase: protein MGKLVVYFRSACLLVMLFLQSLFLKMLSIVSPKLTKKILLKIGERATMTQNPRFKYEDWAPSFCRLVFIKTVLGHIWKSLAEDAFVGERAPDTAVITLEGKRTNLHSFMKGDRALVLSFGSCTUPPFLYKLDEFKQLVRDFSSVADFLVVYIAEAHATDGWSFGNNVDIKIHRSVQDRLAAARILLQEDPLCPVVIDEMSDSTASRYGAMPERLYVLQSGKVLYKGEPGPWGYNPEEVKALLQKIN from the exons ATGGGGAAACTGGTGGTTTACTTCAGAAGCGCATGTTTGCTTGTTATGCTTTTTCTACAGagcttgtttttaaaaatgctgtCAATTGTTTCCCCCAAACTGACAAAGAAGATACTGTTAAAAATTGGAGAAAGGGCAACGATGACCCAGAATCCGAGGTTCAAGTATGAAGATTGGGCTCCTTCCTTCTGCCGCTTGGTGTTTATTAAAACCGTCCTGGGACACATTTGGAAAAGTTTGGCAGAAGACGCGTTTGTGGGTGAACGGGCACCTGACACGGCGGTGATCACCTTGGAGGGCAAAAGGACGAATCTGCACAGCTTCATGAAAG GTGACAGAGCATTGGTGCTGAGCTTTGGAAGTTGCACCTGACCCCCGTTTTTATACAAGCTGGACGAGTTCAAGCAGCTTGTTCGAGACTTCAGCTCCGTTGCTGATTTCCTCGTCGTGTACATCGCGGAGGCACATGCAACCG aTGGTTGGTCTTTTGGAAACAATGTCGATATCAAAATTCACAGAAGTGTGCAGGACCGCTTGGCAGCAGCTCGTATTCTGCTGCAGGAAGACCCGCTGTGTCCGGTTGTCATTGATGAAATGAGCGACAGCACAGCCTCACGATACGGGGCGATGCCAGAGAGGCTGTATGTGCTACAGTCCGGGAAAGTCCTATACAAG GGAGAGCCGGGTCCTTGGGGATACAATCCTGAAGAAGTAAAAGCACTTCTGCAAAAGATAAACTAG